The Kordia sp. SMS9 genome window below encodes:
- a CDS encoding DNA gyrase/topoisomerase IV subunit A: protein MEEHNEELHAENQQHENNAQDTITKVTGMYKDWFLDYASYVILERAVPAIEDGFKPVQRRIMHSMKDLDDGRYNKVANIVGHTMQYHPHGDASIADAMVQIGQKDLLIDTQGNWGNILTGDRAAASRYIEARLSKFALDVVYSPKITDWQLSYDGRKNEPVNLPVKFPLLLAQGAEGIAVGLSTKILPHNFLELIDASIKHLQGKRFQIYPDFPTSGIMDISNYNDGLRGGKVRVRAKISQLDKNTLVITEIPFGTNTTSLIESILKANDKGKIKIKKIEDNTAANVEILVHLPNNISPDKTIDALYAFTNCESSISPLGCIIYDNKPLFIGVSEMLRRSAEHTVDLLKSELEIQLAELQEQWHFASLERIFIENRIYREIEEEETWEGVINAIDEGLKPHITHLKRAVTVEDITRLTEIRIKRISKFDIDKAQQKIDALEESIAQVRHHLAHLIEYAIDYFTRLKKQYGEGKERKTEIRIFDDVDARKVVIRNTKLYVNREEGFVGTSLRRDEYVTDCADIDDIIVFTRDGKMQVTRVDSKTFVGKNIIHVAIFKKKDKRTIYNMIYRDGKGGASYIKRFAVTGVTRDKEYDLTQGKKGSMITYFSANPNGEAEVITILLRQAGSIKKLKWDLDFADLGIKGRGVKGNIVTKYSIKRIELKEKGVSTLKPRKIWFDDTVQRLNVDGRGELIGEFKGEDRLLIINQKGELKTILPELTSHFDSDMIVLEKWNPEKPISAIYFDGEKERYYVKRFLVENESKVEKFITDHPKSQLELVMTDWRPMAEVVFYKQRGKDQKPNVEVNLEEFISVKGIKALGNQLTSDKVRQINALESLPYEEPEAIPAEDIEVVDEETVKGDEKSNGEEPPVAGDGQIGLF, encoded by the coding sequence ATGGAAGAACATAACGAAGAACTACATGCTGAAAATCAGCAACATGAAAACAATGCGCAAGATACCATTACCAAAGTTACAGGCATGTACAAAGATTGGTTTTTGGACTATGCATCGTATGTGATTTTAGAAAGAGCAGTGCCAGCCATTGAAGATGGTTTTAAACCTGTACAACGCCGTATCATGCACTCTATGAAAGATTTGGATGATGGGCGCTACAACAAAGTGGCAAATATTGTTGGACACACGATGCAATACCATCCGCACGGAGATGCAAGTATTGCAGATGCCATGGTGCAAATTGGGCAAAAAGATTTACTAATAGACACACAAGGAAACTGGGGAAACATTCTCACGGGCGATCGCGCGGCAGCTTCGCGTTATATTGAAGCGCGTTTGTCTAAGTTTGCCTTAGATGTGGTATACAGTCCAAAAATTACGGATTGGCAATTGTCGTATGACGGACGTAAAAATGAACCTGTCAATCTTCCTGTAAAATTTCCGTTGTTGTTAGCACAAGGAGCCGAAGGAATTGCAGTTGGTTTATCCACAAAAATATTACCACACAACTTTTTAGAACTTATTGACGCTTCTATCAAGCATTTACAAGGAAAACGCTTCCAAATTTATCCAGATTTCCCAACCTCGGGAATCATGGATATCAGCAATTATAACGACGGATTGCGTGGCGGAAAAGTACGCGTTCGTGCCAAAATTTCGCAATTAGATAAAAATACGTTAGTCATTACAGAAATTCCATTTGGAACCAATACGACATCGCTGATTGAATCCATCTTGAAAGCAAATGACAAAGGGAAAATCAAGATTAAAAAGATAGAAGACAATACGGCGGCGAATGTAGAAATCTTAGTGCATTTGCCAAACAATATTTCACCAGACAAAACGATTGATGCCTTATACGCGTTTACCAATTGTGAAAGTTCCATTTCCCCCTTAGGTTGTATCATTTATGACAACAAACCTTTATTTATTGGCGTGTCTGAAATGTTGCGCCGTTCGGCAGAACATACGGTTGATCTGTTAAAATCTGAACTAGAAATTCAACTTGCAGAGTTGCAAGAGCAATGGCATTTTGCCTCTTTAGAGCGAATTTTTATTGAAAATAGAATCTATCGTGAAATAGAAGAAGAAGAAACCTGGGAAGGTGTAATCAATGCGATTGATGAAGGATTGAAACCTCATATTACACATTTAAAACGTGCGGTAACGGTAGAAGATATTACGCGTTTAACGGAAATCCGAATCAAGCGTATTTCAAAATTCGATATTGACAAAGCACAACAAAAAATTGATGCTTTAGAAGAATCTATCGCGCAAGTGCGTCACCATTTGGCACATTTAATTGAATATGCAATTGACTATTTTACACGTTTAAAAAAGCAATACGGAGAAGGCAAAGAACGCAAAACAGAAATCAGAATCTTTGACGATGTAGATGCCCGAAAAGTTGTGATTCGAAACACAAAACTTTACGTAAATAGGGAAGAAGGTTTTGTGGGAACTTCGCTGCGACGCGACGAATATGTAACGGATTGTGCTGATATTGATGATATTATCGTATTTACACGTGATGGAAAAATGCAAGTCACACGTGTAGATTCCAAAACCTTTGTGGGGAAAAATATCATTCATGTTGCCATCTTCAAGAAAAAAGACAAACGCACCATTTACAACATGATTTATCGTGATGGAAAAGGTGGCGCAAGTTATATAAAACGTTTTGCCGTAACTGGTGTTACGCGTGACAAAGAATACGATTTAACGCAAGGTAAAAAAGGTTCCATGATCACATACTTTTCGGCAAATCCGAATGGAGAAGCCGAAGTGATTACCATCCTATTGCGTCAAGCAGGAAGCATCAAAAAGCTGAAATGGGATTTAGATTTTGCTGATTTAGGCATCAAAGGTCGTGGTGTAAAAGGAAACATTGTGACCAAATATTCCATCAAACGTATAGAACTCAAAGAAAAAGGTGTTTCTACCTTAAAACCGCGTAAAATATGGTTTGACGATACTGTACAACGCTTAAATGTAGACGGAAGAGGTGAGTTGATTGGCGAATTTAAAGGTGAAGATCGTTTGCTCATCATCAATCAAAAAGGAGAACTAAAAACCATTCTTCCAGAGCTCACGTCACACTTTGACAGTGATATGATTGTGTTGGAAAAATGGAATCCTGAAAAGCCAATTTCGGCGATTTATTTTGACGGTGAAAAAGAACGCTATTATGTAAAACGCTTTTTGGTGGAGAACGAATCGAAAGTAGAAAAATTCATTACCGATCATCCAAAATCACAATTAGAACTCGTCATGACTGATTGGCGACCGATGGCAGAAGTCGTTTTCTACAAACAACGCGGAAAAGATCAGAAGCCCAATGTAGAAGTCAATTTGGAAGAGTTTATTTCTGTAAAAGGAATCAAAGCGCTTGGAAATCAATTGACTTCGGATAAAGTGCGACAAATCAATGCCTTGGAGTCTTTGCCGTATGAAGAACCTGAAGCAATTCCTGCGGAAGATATCGAAGTTGTAGATGAAGAAACCGTAAAAGGAGACGAGAAATCCAACGGAGAAGAACCGCCCGTAGCTGGTGATGGGCAGATTGGTTTGTTTTAG
- a CDS encoding DNA topoisomerase IV subunit B: MAQDSQYTEDNIRSLDWKEHIRMRPGMYIGKLGDGSSADDGIYILLKEVLDNSIDEFVMGAGKTIEVSIQGTKVIVRDYGRGIPLGKVVDVVSKMNTGGKYDSRAFKKSVGLNGVGTKAVNALSGYFRVESTRNGKSSAAEFAAGELKDQEFLEETSRRRGTKVTFIPDETIFRNFKYRVEYVAKMLRNYVYLNPGLTIIFNGERFFSENGLKDLLEDNNNKEDMLYPIIHLKGEDIEVAITHSKTQYSEEYHSFVNGQHTTQGGTHQAAFREAIVKTVRDFYGKSYEASDIRKSIISAVSIKVMEPVFESQTKTKLGSTDMGGDLPTVRTYINDFIGRYLDNYLHKNPDTAEKIQRKILQAERERKELSGIRKLAKERAKKASLHNKKLRDCRVHLGDVKKDRRLESTLFITEGDSASGSITKSRDVNTQAVFSLRGKPLNSYSMSKKIVYENEEFNLLQAALNIEESMEDLRYNNIVIATDADVDGMHIRLLLITFFLQFFPELIKEGHLYILQTPLFRVRNKKETIYCYSEAERKAAIEKLSGKPEITRFKGLGEISPDEFKHFIGDDIRLDPVMLDRETSIEELLKFYMGKNTPNRQEFIINNLKVELDLIEDK, encoded by the coding sequence ATGGCACAAGACTCACAATATACCGAAGATAACATACGTTCACTCGACTGGAAAGAACACATCCGTATGCGTCCAGGAATGTATATCGGAAAGTTGGGTGATGGTTCTTCTGCCGATGACGGAATTTATATTCTATTAAAAGAAGTTTTAGACAATTCTATTGATGAATTTGTCATGGGCGCCGGCAAAACGATTGAAGTCTCCATTCAAGGGACCAAAGTGATTGTGCGCGATTACGGTCGTGGAATTCCGCTCGGAAAAGTAGTTGATGTGGTGTCTAAAATGAATACCGGAGGAAAGTACGATTCTAGAGCCTTTAAAAAATCTGTAGGATTGAATGGAGTTGGTACCAAAGCCGTGAATGCATTATCGGGATATTTTAGAGTAGAATCTACGCGTAACGGAAAATCGAGTGCTGCAGAATTTGCCGCAGGAGAATTAAAAGATCAAGAGTTTTTAGAAGAAACTTCGCGCCGACGCGGAACCAAAGTGACGTTCATTCCAGACGAAACGATCTTTAGAAACTTTAAATACCGTGTGGAATATGTGGCGAAAATGCTGCGTAATTATGTCTATCTCAATCCAGGATTGACCATTATTTTCAACGGAGAACGATTCTTTTCAGAAAACGGATTGAAAGATCTTTTAGAAGACAACAACAACAAAGAAGACATGCTATACCCAATAATTCACCTCAAAGGGGAAGATATTGAAGTAGCAATCACACATAGTAAAACGCAATACAGCGAAGAATACCATTCGTTTGTCAACGGACAACATACCACACAAGGTGGAACGCACCAAGCAGCATTTAGAGAAGCGATTGTAAAAACCGTGCGCGACTTTTACGGAAAAAGTTATGAAGCATCTGACATTCGCAAATCGATCATATCTGCGGTCAGCATCAAAGTGATGGAACCTGTTTTTGAATCGCAAACCAAAACAAAATTAGGTTCTACCGATATGGGAGGCGATTTGCCAACAGTTCGAACGTATATCAATGATTTTATTGGAAGATACTTGGATAACTATTTGCATAAAAATCCAGATACTGCTGAAAAAATCCAGCGTAAAATTCTGCAAGCAGAACGTGAGCGTAAAGAACTATCTGGAATTCGTAAACTCGCCAAAGAACGTGCTAAAAAAGCAAGTTTGCACAACAAAAAACTGCGTGATTGTCGCGTACACTTAGGCGATGTAAAAAAGGACAGACGATTGGAATCGACATTGTTTATTACGGAGGGAGATTCGGCTTCGGGTTCTATTACCAAATCACGTGATGTAAATACACAAGCGGTATTTAGTTTGCGAGGAAAGCCGTTGAATTCCTATTCGATGTCCAAAAAGATTGTGTATGAAAATGAAGAATTCAATCTCTTGCAAGCAGCGTTAAACATAGAAGAATCTATGGAAGATTTGCGCTACAATAATATTGTCATCGCAACCGATGCCGATGTTGATGGAATGCACATTCGTTTGCTGTTAATTACGTTCTTTTTGCAATTCTTTCCAGAATTGATCAAAGAAGGACATTTGTACATCTTGCAAACGCCATTATTTAGAGTGCGTAACAAAAAAGAAACCATATACTGCTACAGTGAAGCAGAAAGGAAAGCCGCCATAGAAAAACTATCAGGAAAGCCAGAAATCACACGATTCAAAGGATTGGGAGAAATTTCACCAGATGAATTCAAACACTTCATCGGAGACGACATCCGCCTCGATCCTGTAATGTTGGATAGAGAAACGTCTATCGAAGAATTATTGAAATTCTACATGGGCAAAAACACGCCAAACAGGCAAGAATTTATTATTAACAATTTAAAGGTTGAATTAGACCTTATTGAAGACAAATAG
- the ychF gene encoding redox-regulated ATPase YchF, producing MKAGIVGLPNVGKSTLFNCLSSAKAQSANFPFCTIEPNLGVVNVPDPRLQKLEELVNPQRVLPATVEIVDIAGLVRGASKGEGLGNQFLGNIRECHAIMHVLRCFDNDNIVHVDGSVDPIRDKETIDIELQLKDLETVEKRLEKVKRAAKTGNKEAQKEQATLEKFKSFLEQGISARAVEVTDDEAELMQGFQLLTAKPILYVCNVDEASAKSGNAYVDQVREAVKDEDAEIIVLAVGTEADIAELEDYEERQMFLEDIGLQEPGVSRLIRAAYKLLNLQTYFTAGEKEVRAWTIKIGATAPQAAGVIHTDFEKGFIRAEVIKYNDYVQYGTENKVKEAGKLYIEGKTYVVSDGDVMHFLFNV from the coding sequence ATGAAAGCTGGAATTGTAGGATTACCGAACGTTGGAAAATCAACCTTATTTAATTGTTTATCAAGTGCGAAAGCGCAAAGTGCAAACTTTCCATTCTGTACGATTGAACCGAATTTGGGAGTGGTAAATGTACCAGACCCACGGTTGCAAAAGTTAGAAGAATTAGTAAATCCACAACGCGTGCTTCCAGCGACGGTTGAAATTGTAGATATTGCAGGATTGGTACGTGGCGCAAGTAAAGGGGAAGGATTGGGAAATCAGTTCTTAGGAAACATTCGTGAGTGTCATGCCATCATGCACGTATTGCGCTGTTTTGATAATGATAATATTGTACATGTTGATGGAAGCGTAGATCCAATTCGCGACAAGGAAACCATTGATATCGAATTGCAGCTAAAAGACTTAGAAACGGTTGAAAAACGCCTTGAAAAAGTCAAAAGAGCAGCCAAAACAGGAAACAAAGAAGCACAGAAAGAACAAGCTACTTTGGAAAAATTCAAATCATTCTTAGAACAAGGTATTTCTGCAAGAGCCGTAGAAGTTACCGATGATGAAGCAGAATTGATGCAAGGTTTTCAATTGTTGACGGCAAAACCAATCTTATACGTTTGCAATGTGGATGAAGCTTCGGCAAAATCTGGAAATGCGTATGTTGACCAAGTTCGTGAAGCGGTAAAAGATGAAGATGCTGAAATTATTGTATTAGCCGTTGGAACGGAAGCTGACATTGCAGAATTGGAAGACTATGAAGAACGTCAGATGTTCTTAGAAGACATCGGATTGCAAGAACCAGGCGTTTCTCGTTTGATTCGTGCGGCATACAAACTTTTAAATTTACAAACATACTTTACCGCTGGTGAAAAAGAAGTACGTGCTTGGACCATCAAAATTGGTGCTACAGCACCGCAAGCGGCTGGTGTAATACATACTGACTTCGAAAAAGGATTCATTCGTGCAGAAGTAATCAAATATAACGATTACGTTCAGTATGGAACCGAAAACAAAGTAAAAGAAGCAGGGAAACTTTACATAGAAGGGAAAACGTATGTAGTAAGCGATGGCGATGTAATGCACTTCTTATTCAACGTATAA
- a CDS encoding transglutaminase domain-containing protein has protein sequence MKRNIAILLGVFMMIACASDKKEIDKKPPVIKATSTETAYKVDTEWFAGRWSIAPHVAHDTLEIICYGSKAAFTFKTDIDSIQFDVKPNTSKDFYVQLNDTILAHTIITGIPFKTEAISHTNTDESTIKIKYQRGKSDYLENLKKAYPLTLSNASNDTEKVLQVLHWTNNRWKHSGNNSPKKNDAISILQEAEAGGRFPCFAYAIVLRDQLNALGFKARTVYLKTADAKTRKNPPGHVATEVYLNDLQKWVFIDGQFDVMPSLDGVPLNAVEFQHAISTNFDKFELLSLAAEKTKTSKIGYVNFVNDYLFYLDTTLDNRYHPDSRHLVDGKASLMLVPSGAENLDHINFWEMDVNYCKYTTSANTFYAKPMY, from the coding sequence ATGAAACGAAACATCGCCATTCTTTTAGGAGTATTTATGATGATTGCCTGTGCATCAGACAAAAAAGAAATCGACAAAAAACCACCTGTCATCAAAGCAACTTCCACAGAAACAGCCTATAAAGTAGATACAGAATGGTTTGCGGGGCGATGGAGTATTGCACCACACGTGGCACATGATACACTCGAAATCATTTGTTACGGATCTAAAGCTGCTTTTACCTTTAAAACCGATATTGACAGTATTCAGTTTGATGTGAAACCCAATACTAGTAAAGACTTCTACGTACAACTAAACGATACTATTTTGGCGCATACGATTATTACAGGAATTCCTTTTAAAACAGAAGCGATCAGTCATACTAATACAGACGAATCCACCATAAAAATCAAATATCAACGTGGAAAAAGTGACTATCTGGAAAATTTGAAAAAAGCATATCCATTGACACTATCCAATGCATCCAACGATACGGAAAAAGTATTGCAGGTATTGCATTGGACAAACAATCGTTGGAAACACAGCGGAAACAATTCACCCAAAAAAAATGATGCCATTTCTATATTGCAAGAAGCCGAAGCAGGCGGGCGTTTTCCGTGTTTTGCGTATGCCATCGTATTGCGCGATCAGTTGAATGCATTGGGTTTCAAAGCACGAACGGTATACTTAAAAACAGCAGATGCCAAAACACGAAAAAATCCGCCAGGACATGTAGCCACAGAAGTCTATTTGAATGATTTGCAAAAATGGGTGTTTATTGACGGACAATTTGATGTGATGCCAAGCTTGGATGGAGTTCCTCTAAATGCTGTAGAATTTCAACATGCCATCAGTACAAATTTTGACAAATTCGAACTCCTAAGTCTAGCAGCAGAAAAGACAAAAACCTCTAAAATAGGCTATGTGAATTTTGTAAACGACTATTTATTCTATTTAGACACAACTCTTGATAACAGATACCATCCCGATTCACGTCATTTGGTGGACGGAAAAGCATCACTCATGTTAGTACCTAGCGGTGCAGAAAACTTAGACCATATCAATTTTTGGGAAATGGATGTGAACTATTGCAAATACACAACTTCTGCCAATACTTTTTATGCGAAACCTATGTATTAA
- a CDS encoding DMT family transporter, translating into MKSNKALLYGISIGILGIVLFSSKAVMVKLMYSYEVNALDALVLRMLFAFPIYLAIAYAYRNKEQPIVTTRKDYLWIFVFGFVGYYLASLFDFIGLTYIKASLERIILFLYPTIVLLLNRFFLKTKITSKQLLAISITYIGIIIAFGQEVQFSGTDTYIGGAFILLSAVTYASYLVGSGWLIPKFGVVKFTAYVMLVSCMCVFVHYGIVGSFDIFHFPWQVYLLGFLIACFATVIPSFLVSESIKRISSSNFAIIAAIGPISTIILAVLFLNEKLTLLQYFGSLIVILGIVLINLKKKKKD; encoded by the coding sequence ATGAAATCTAACAAAGCGTTGCTGTACGGCATAAGTATCGGTATCTTAGGCATTGTACTGTTTTCTTCAAAAGCTGTAATGGTAAAACTTATGTATAGCTATGAAGTAAACGCCTTGGATGCTTTAGTACTACGCATGCTTTTTGCTTTTCCCATATATCTTGCTATTGCGTATGCATATAGAAACAAAGAACAACCCATTGTTACAACACGCAAAGACTACTTGTGGATATTTGTCTTTGGTTTTGTAGGATACTATTTGGCGAGTCTGTTCGATTTTATTGGACTTACCTACATCAAAGCGAGTCTTGAGCGCATTATTTTGTTTTTATATCCCACCATTGTATTGCTCTTAAATCGCTTTTTCTTAAAAACAAAAATAACCTCCAAGCAGTTGCTTGCCATCAGCATTACGTATATAGGAATCATCATTGCGTTTGGACAAGAAGTACAATTTTCTGGAACGGATACGTACATCGGTGGTGCATTCATTTTATTAAGTGCGGTAACCTATGCTTCTTATTTAGTGGGAAGTGGCTGGTTGATTCCAAAATTTGGCGTGGTAAAATTTACAGCCTATGTGATGTTGGTATCTTGTATGTGTGTATTTGTACACTATGGAATTGTGGGAAGCTTTGACATCTTTCATTTTCCATGGCAGGTCTATTTATTAGGATTTCTAATTGCGTGTTTTGCGACGGTAATTCCTTCTTTTTTAGTGTCTGAATCCATCAAACGGATTAGCTCTTCAAACTTTGCCATCATTGCCGCAATTGGACCTATTTCTACCATCATTCTAGCCGTACTATTTTTGAATGAAAAATTGACGCTCCTACAATATTTTGGTTCACTCATTGTTATTTTAGGAATTGTCTTGATCAATCTAAAGAAAAAGAAAAAGGACTAA